CAAAAAACGTGGTTCCCTTTCCCGGTGCACTCTCAAGCCAGATCGCGCCGTTATGGCCTTCGACGATTTTGTGGACAATGGCCAGTCCCAGACCGGTTCCCTTTTTTTTGGTGGTATAATAGGGATTGAATACCGCGGGCTGGTCTTCGGGTGAAATCCCTTCCCCAGTATCTGAGACGGCAAAAAGAACGGCCTCTCTTTTCATACTGACATCAACTGTCAGGTCTCCGCCATGTTTCATGGACTGGATGGCATTAATATAAAGATTGAGCAAAACCTGGCTGAACCGGTCCGGATCGAGATGGAGTTCAGGAAGCCGGACGTCGATTTTTTCCTTCACCCGGATGCCGGCGCTTTGGGCCTCATGCCGGATAATGCGCAGTGAATTTTTGATCAACAGCTCCGGCGGTGTGGGACGTAACTGCAAATCAGCCGGCCGGGCGAATTCGAGTAGTTCCGATATGACCCGGTCCACCCGGTCAATTTCTTCAACCATTAACTGCGCGGCTTTCCGATTGTCACTGCCCGCTTCGAACAGGCTGCCGAAAAAACCGGCATATCCCTTGATGGAACTTAAGGGGTTCCTGACTTCGTGTGCAATGCCTGAAGCCAGAGTTCCCAGCGCGGCAAGCCTTTCTTTTCTTCTGATTTTCAGCTCCAGGGCCCGGATCTGGCTCAAATCTTTTAAAATAAAGAGAAATCCTAAGAACTCACCGGCCTGGTCGAATATATTTGTAACCATCATGGAAATGGGGGTTGGGCCTGAGTTTTCAGAGTTGACAACGATCTCTTTTTCCAGGCCTTTTCCGTGGGCATCGGCAATCTTATGCAGATGCCAGATCTCTTCGGGAAGAACTTCATCGGCTGTCTTGTCAGTTACCGCAGAAATATTGATTCCAAGAAGAGAACAGGCGGTATCATTCATATACCGGATGTGCCGGCGCTTATCCACAATGATGATTCCCATGGGAAGGCTGGCAATGGTTTCAGCGGCAAAAGCCCTTGTGTCCTGCAGCAGCCGGTGGGAACGGATGACCTTGCGGGACCAGAACAAAGAAATAATTCCGGCCAGTCCCACGAGAAAAACAATGGTGATCATCACAATGTTGTGTTGCAGGTCCTCGGTAACAGCCTGTTCAAACGGGCGAACATCCATGCCAATGAACATCACGGGCCTGTTTTCAGCATCAAGGGCCGAGGGCATGGGCAACGCCTGTATTTTATCCGGCGGTCTTTGTTTTTCTGCAACTTGCAAAGATGTGGAAAAAAGTGTTTTGTATACTTCGAAATACCTTGTATCGTTTTGTTTATCAACAATCCGCCACTGCGGACCGTCAGGTTCTGTCACAGGGTTATTAAGTGCCGTGTCACTGATCTGTGTGCCGATCATTTTCCGATCGTTATGGGCCAGTATCTTTCCTGATACGTCCACCAAAAAAAGATATGTGATATCAGGGTGGGAAGCCGTTTTTTCCACTAACCTCTGCAAGGCGGCCTGATTGCTCAGCATCCCCGCTTTGACGTCGGTTTCAAAAGATTTTATGAATACAGCACCTTTTTCTTTTAAATGGTTGCCCACATGCTCTTTCTCGCGATTGTACATCATTATGGTCTGAAAAATGATAATCACCATGAGCACAAAACTGATGCAGATGGTGATCCATGGGGAGGCAGAAACCACGAATCGGTTTGTTTTATTAAAATTCATTGGTTACGTTTTCCCAAAGATGATTAAAAATTTACCAAAGCCATTTGAAGTTGTGTCCAATTATTAATCATCCCACCTGATTTTGCAACCCTGCTGTGCTGACTCCAGGGTGAATTCAATTTTTAAAGAATTATAGTATAAATTCAGTCAATTATGACTGATATTGGATGGCCCTGCATTGATTTGATTTTTTAAAACCACGAAGAGCACGAAGGGTAAGAAGGAAGGGTTTCTTCGTGTTCTTCGTGTGCTTCGTGGTAAAATAATCTGGCACGATCATTGCTGTTTATATTTTTCGACCGAGAAAAATAACAGATCAGGAGATGAATATGTGGGGCTGCAATTATATTGGTTCAGGCATGGGACACTGGGTTTTCGGCGGCGGAATCATCGGATTTGGTATTACCGTATTAATACTTGCCCTGATTGGCCTTGTCTTCATCCAATTATATAAATCCGGTAAAAACCGCACACAATACTCAGATACAATGGATTCTCTGAAAATTTTGAAAACACGGTTTGCCAGAGGGGAGATCACGGAGCAGGAATACCGGAAAATGCGGGACATTCTCTGCAAGAATGGTACATCCAAATGATACATTCAGGTGACGGCGGGTTGTTATGGAAATCAAAAAAATAAAAAAACACAGAACACTGCAGGGCAAACTCATTATTCTGTTGCTGTTACCGGTGTTTTTAATT
Above is a window of Desulfotignum balticum DSM 7044 DNA encoding:
- a CDS encoding SHOCT domain-containing protein: MDSLKILKTRFARGEITEQEYRKMRDILCKNGTSK
- a CDS encoding PAS domain-containing sensor histidine kinase — its product is MNFNKTNRFVVSASPWITICISFVLMVIIIFQTIMMYNREKEHVGNHLKEKGAVFIKSFETDVKAGMLSNQAALQRLVEKTASHPDITYLFLVDVSGKILAHNDRKMIGTQISDTALNNPVTEPDGPQWRIVDKQNDTRYFEVYKTLFSTSLQVAEKQRPPDKIQALPMPSALDAENRPVMFIGMDVRPFEQAVTEDLQHNIVMITIVFLVGLAGIISLFWSRKVIRSHRLLQDTRAFAAETIASLPMGIIIVDKRRHIRYMNDTACSLLGINISAVTDKTADEVLPEEIWHLHKIADAHGKGLEKEIVVNSENSGPTPISMMVTNIFDQAGEFLGFLFILKDLSQIRALELKIRRKERLAALGTLASGIAHEVRNPLSSIKGYAGFFGSLFEAGSDNRKAAQLMVEEIDRVDRVISELLEFARPADLQLRPTPPELLIKNSLRIIRHEAQSAGIRVKEKIDVRLPELHLDPDRFSQVLLNLYINAIQSMKHGGDLTVDVSMKREAVLFAVSDTGEGISPEDQPAVFNPYYTTKKKGTGLGLAIVHKIVEGHNGAIWLESAPGKGTTFFVSIPLKKQQRKVP